Proteins encoded within one genomic window of Enterococcus haemoperoxidus ATCC BAA-382:
- a CDS encoding bifunctional folylpolyglutamate synthase/dihydrofolate synthase: protein MSLTIEEAIDWIHSRLPFGSRPGLDRVEALLKRVGNPEEKVPTIHIAGTNGKGSTVTYLRCMLEELGLTVGTFTSPYIEHFNERIAINGHGISDNHIIQYVEKYQELIKEMDQEPESAGITEFETLTVMALDYFLDEQVDIAIVEVGLGGLLDSTNVVRPMLTAITTIGKDHTEILGDTLEKIAFQKAGIIKEGIPVVTGNIEEEAFVVINEVATEKHSSVYRYEKDYKAEYRHPDKNWGEIFDFYGDAGKLPKVKVPLLGRHQVENAAVSIQLFYLYCEMRQINFTDRDVYQGLAQAQWPARMEKISAEPLIILDGAHNDHAMRRLAENLKKEFPNRDIHILFSALASKNIDQMIAILRKVPNVHLYLTTFDYPRAIELTKMEHFEDDKTEIVSLWQFGLGEILEKMSADDLMLVTGSLYFVSQVRELLLNIGSGDGD from the coding sequence ATGTCATTAACGATAGAAGAAGCAATCGATTGGATTCATAGTAGACTACCCTTTGGATCTAGGCCAGGTCTTGATCGGGTGGAGGCATTACTGAAAAGAGTCGGTAATCCTGAAGAAAAAGTACCGACCATCCACATTGCAGGTACAAATGGAAAAGGCTCTACAGTCACATATTTACGCTGTATGTTAGAAGAATTAGGACTTACCGTAGGAACTTTTACTTCTCCGTATATCGAACATTTTAATGAACGAATTGCCATTAACGGACATGGAATATCAGACAATCATATCATCCAGTATGTGGAAAAATATCAAGAGTTGATCAAAGAAATGGATCAAGAGCCTGAGAGTGCAGGAATCACTGAATTTGAAACATTAACTGTTATGGCGCTTGATTATTTTTTAGATGAACAAGTTGATATCGCCATTGTTGAAGTTGGACTTGGCGGTTTATTAGATAGTACCAATGTTGTGAGACCGATGTTAACAGCAATCACTACGATCGGTAAAGACCATACAGAAATATTAGGTGATACACTTGAAAAAATTGCCTTCCAAAAAGCTGGAATCATCAAAGAAGGAATTCCAGTTGTAACTGGCAACATCGAGGAAGAAGCGTTTGTCGTGATCAATGAAGTCGCGACAGAAAAACACAGTAGCGTGTATCGTTATGAAAAAGATTATAAAGCAGAATATCGACATCCCGACAAAAATTGGGGCGAAATCTTTGATTTTTATGGTGACGCAGGTAAGTTACCTAAAGTCAAAGTACCTTTATTAGGTCGTCATCAAGTAGAAAATGCGGCTGTTTCAATCCAGCTGTTCTATCTTTACTGTGAAATGCGCCAAATCAATTTTACAGATAGAGATGTTTATCAAGGGTTAGCTCAGGCTCAATGGCCTGCTCGGATGGAAAAAATAAGTGCTGAACCATTAATTATTTTAGATGGTGCCCATAATGACCATGCGATGCGCCGCTTAGCTGAAAATCTGAAAAAGGAATTTCCAAATCGGGATATCCATATTTTATTTTCGGCATTAGCGTCAAAAAATATCGATCAAATGATTGCGATATTAAGAAAAGTGCCCAATGTTCATTTATATTTGACCACTTTTGATTATCCTAGAGCAATTGAATTAACAAAGATGGAACATTTTGAAGATGATAAAACAGAGATTGTTTCATTGT